CTTAGCTATGAAGTCAGCGATCTCTCTTAGATCTTCTTCTGCTTGCGGAGAGATAGATATCCGCATTATGGCGATTGCTTCCTGCTCTCATAGCGATCTTTCAGTTCGGAGAAGACCTCATCTACTGGTCTGGCTCCATATTGGTTTATGGATTGCTCCCCATCTTCAAGTGCATGGCGCAACCATTTCAGCTTCATCTCTTCCATAAGCTGGTCCTGTTCCCGGGGGGAAAGCTGATTGACCAGCTTTAATACCTGCTCAAGATTGACTTTGTCTTCGGGTTTCTGCTGAGCCATAATTCTATTGACCTCTGAATTCAATTATAGCGAATCCAGAAAACGCTCTACAGTCCTGAAAAAATTGGTGGCTCCAACTGGATTCGAACTTGTTTGGAATAATTCCTCAAAAGCCCTACCAGTCGGCTTTTTCGGCGATTTTTTGACTTTTTGAAATCGTTTTCAGATTGCCGTCCCTTGGCGGTTTCCAGCCTCGCTTGACAATGCATTTGCCGCGGTTTTGCCGCGGTTGTCATTCGGCTCTTTTTTGCAAAAGCTGTAAGGCAATCCATTGGAACAAAACTCATCGCCTTTCGTCCCCAGATTCAATAAAACACAGTCCGAGTAAAGGAGACATTTTGATAGAGGTATCCACACTTATATGCACAAACAACGCCCAAACCAAACAGGAGAGGCAGAGCCGCCTTACTATTTCACCGTTAACGAATTGTCCGAATATTCACGCATCGGCATAAATACTCTATACAGAGCAATGCGGAACAGAGAACTTAAGCACTCTTCTGTCGGACAAAAGAAAATCATTGCCCGTAAGGACTTCGAGTCCTGGCTCAAGAAAAGAACAAAAAACAGCACCGAAGACTTTACACCAACGCCATTCTCAGTAACGACTGCACCTACGACAAGTCAGTTTGTTTTATAGCCATCCTTAGCTGAAGGAACTGGATAAGAACATCCCGATCAATGACACTCTAAAGGTAATCTTCCACGAGGAGACCGAATGTCGAACCTTCATTCGTGGATTATAATTGTGCATGGTAGAACGTGTGCAACTAACCGTATTTCAAGCGCGATAAAGGAAGTTTAGAGTGGCAACATACAAATACGAGAAATATCTCAAAAAGGTCGATGAAAAGGCATTCGATAGTCTCTTCAAACCTGGTGAAACTTGCATAAATTCTGGAATTTATACGTGTGAAGGGTGTGGCGATGAAATCGCATCGAACAAAAACAATCCGTTTCCACCACAAAACCACCATCAGCACAAAGACACAGCTGTTCCGATTCAATGGAAACTAATTGTGTTTGCCCAGCAGAAAAAGTAAGCTGGAAACTTTGGCAACTCTTACATTGACCGAACTTAGTGCTTCCTATCTGACAAGTTTTTAAATGCGGTTCGGACAGGGTCCAAATTGGGCTAGCAGAAGCTCAATTTGACGGCCGTCCTGCCCCCGCCAAATTTCTATTAAGCGGGTGTCCGTTTTGCTATACCGAGACGATAAGTACTCTTGATATTTCATGGTAAGTAAACGGTCCTCAGGCGGTGTTACTGTTGTCAGAGCAAAGTCTGTTTTGCATGTGCCTTCTTCCCAACCACGTGGAGTTAGGTGCCATTCAGTCCATTCATTGCTAGCCGACATTATTTACCGTCCTCTTCCCAGTGAAACTTTCATACGATCCGTTTTCGGCACACCCATGAAATCAAACGCTGTCGTTATTGCAGGCTTTGTCGCAGAGCCGGTCTTGCGAACAGCAAGCTGTACTGCCACCATATGCAATATCAGTTTGCGGGAAGCTTCGTAGCCTTGCTTGTTTAAGAATCGGTCACACAAAACGATTCTCTTGCGGTCAAAGTCAGGATATGCATAAATTTTTGGCTTTCCTTCGGAAAGCTCAAAATCCCAACCGTCGCCGAGAAATTTACGTACTATGCTAGATAACTCTTCCGTCTCCTGTGGCTGTAACTCTATTTTCGTCGACGTCATGACCGATCCTCCAATTTCGCTAACAGTTCCTGTAGTTTCTCAATGTCTGCCTTCAACATCTTGATTGCACAGTCTCTACAGAAGTGTTCATCAGAACGATCCTCCGTGACCTTCAACCGAGTTTGTCCTTTGAATACTTCATGACACTTATTGTGATGACATTGATGTTTCCTGCCAGCGGTGTCAATCTCCAGGCGCAGTGTTGTTGACTTAAGAGGCGGCATTGACTACCTCGTTAACAGCTTCATCCAAGATGCCAGGTAGCGCTTGCTTGATTTGTTCCAGTTCTTGCATTGAATATTCATGGCGCTGTCCGCGCTCACGGCCAATTAAGGTAAAAATCTTGGTATCAACGGCTGCCTTGATTAGTTGCCAGTTTGTACGACCGATCCTCTTTTTGTCTAAATCCTTGCCGACTGGGTTTAACCCACGGTCATGTAGAATCTTGCCTATCGAGTTTTTCACCCGATCGTCAAGCCATTCGCGGGCCGCCTGTCTTTTATGTAGCTTTGTAGATACGACAGGTCTGAGGATGGCTTCTGCGTACTGTTCTGCCGTCAATCCTTTACTCCGCAAAAGTTCGATGGCTGCTGCGGCTTCCTCATCATTTTCTAGAAGCGGAATGGTTTCCGCACTCAGTCCGGTCTGCTGAGTAACTTGCACCATCTCTGGTGTTGTGTCGCCCGTTCCGGGATCTAAGTCTCTGCACGGCTCGTCGCCAAGATCAATGCCTTCGATTGGCAACAATTTAGCATAAAAGTCCTGGTCCCGAACGCTAAACCGCTGAAAGTCGGACCATCTGCTATGAATGTTTGTTCCAGCATGGAAAATTACAACGCCTTGATTATTGAGACTCGCAGGGTTTCGCTCGTCAACAACTCGCATGATGCGGCCAACAAACTGCACAAATGGCGATAAGGCGGTGAATACGCTGAATATAGCTGCCACCGACAAATGCCGGTGATTAAAGCCTTCTCCGAGTTTACGCACTTGCACAATCACATCAAGGTCGTGATTCTTCAGACGTTCGAGGGTAGCATCATCTCGCTCAGACTCCCGGCTGTGAATATATTCAACTCTAAGACCTTTAGCTGCGTATGCCTCCTTAACCTGAATGCAATGTTCGTAGTTAAGACAGCAAGCGATGATCTTATGACGATCATCGCTACTTTCCTGTCTAATCCTGCGCATTTCATTAATCGAAGCGTCAACAATAGTTTGAAGAGTCTCTGTAGCTGTGACAATGCTGCGCCGGAAACCAGCGTCCTGCTCACCCAGCCTTACCACTTCGTCCAAACTAACTTCGACTTCCTGATTGTCCTCTCGCCGTATATATTTCAATGTTCGTGGATTGAGTACAACCGCTTTCAGGCGTTTACAGAAGCCTTCTCTAATGGCTTCCTGGACGGGAAAGTTATAGATAATATCGCCGGCCATGCGCCCACCATCAGCTCTTTCAGGTGTTGCGCTGAAATTGACAATTCGCGCTTGAGGAAACTTCTCACGTAGAATTTGCCAACTGTTTGCGGTGTTGTGGTGCCCTTCATCGAAGATGATCAAATCGAAGAAATCATCCGGCAATTGCTCCAGCCAACGGTTTTCCTCTCCCTGTAACTGATGGATATTTGTAATTGCTACATCAGCTTCTTCCAAGTCTGCGCGGTTGCTAGTACGCCCTCTAATCGGAGCTGGCTCAGGATAAGGCTCGCCAGGCAATACATCGCACATCATGTAAAAGCAAGTCTGACTGTTACCCGGTGTGAAGTCATTCACTAGCTGCTTTGCTATCTTTACGCCCGGAGCAACTACCAACGCCCTTTTCGACTGAAAGGCAAACGGTGTGAGAGTAATCAATCCACTTTTTCCGCAGCCAACTGGCAGAATCAAGCCAATCTCGCGCTGATCGCCATCATAATTGACAAGAGCCTCAAAGCCTTCAATTTGTGGTCTTCGGATCTTATCGTTGCCAATGATGTTTGGTTGAATGTCTTGGTAAACGCGTTGTGCTACTGCACGATCAGGGCTGGGGTTTTGCATCGGTTACACTCCATTTTCGTCCTCTTCTTGAATGCTAATGCAGCTTGTAATCAACGGTCGAAATTTGAACAAAATGATCACATGCTTGTCGCTTGGCATGGGCTTTCCAAGAGAGGTGCGGACGCTTAGCTTCCCAGGTGACCACGTTGGAGTTTTAGATTCACACTAAGTCTCGTACACGTGCAGTGGCACCCGAAAAACCCACGTAGACATAGATTCAAATCTTGGCAAAGCCAGAGAAGGTTCGCGCAACTAGAGTTCTATTTCCAATGGCTGCTTAAAAGCCCTTTGCCTTGCATCTGCGGTGAATCGTCTTCAGCCGATGCTGCCGGAGATTTAGCAGATACATTTGTCTTTACCTGTGTTCTTTATGCGTTGTTACCAAGAATGACTCAGCTTACTAAATGAGCAATCTCTAGGGCTTCGGCTTTTCAATAATGTCAATCATTTTTGAGTACGCGCTTTCCGCTTCGGCACTTCGTCCGGTCAACTTAAGCAGTTGGCTATAAGCTTCAAGCGGACGAACACTCAAGTACGAGTCAGACTCGTGCCAATCATTCAACATTTGAAATATTCGCTGAAACAACTGCTCTGCCTTTCCAAATTGCTTCGTCTTGATATAGGCAGATGCAAGTTTCGTTTGGGTGTCAACCCAGCTAGATCGAATCGTCGAATCGGTTGGATTTGAAATGAGCTTTTTGTCGAGATCCTGTGTCAAAATTTCCAGCTCACCAAGGCTTGGCTCAGGAGCGTTTTGTTTCTTATCAAAAGTTCCTACGTATGGGACATATGACACGGCGGATGCAACGGTCGATACAGGCTTCTGCTGTGCAATTTTCTTCATTTGGTCCAATGCGTTCTTTGCCTTGTCCTTCTGTCCTGTCTTTTCATAATACTGAGCCAGATCTACCAGTATTGGTATTTCAGTAACTGCAGAGGCAAGCAAAGGACTGCTTTGACTTGTTACCTTGGTGACAATGGCAACAGCTCGCTTAACTGCTTCGTCCGCCTCTGTATATTTTTTCAAGTTCGCATTGCTATTCGCATACGAATTCAAAACATAAGCGACCTGCAATGATTCAGGACCATAGTTCTTTTCGTAGATCGGAAGAGCACGCTTAATAGAAACTGCGGCCTTATCATATTGCTGCGCATGATCCTGCAGCCAAGCAAGAAGCAAGAGTCCTCTTGCTGTTTCTATCGAATCCTGATTGGCATCAATCCAATTGCCTACAATCCCAAGAGCACGCGTGTATGCCTGGCGTTCTATCTCACCCTTATCTGGATCTATGCTGCCGATAGACATGAATACTGGGACCAAACAAACATCCTTGGGTCCAAATATATCTGGTGCCTTTTGCAGAAAGTTATCGATTTGCGTTTTGGTTGCAGCCTTTGGCCAACCTTCAGGCAAATCACGAATAGCACTCCAATCAATATGTTCCTTCGCAGCCGATTTTGTTTCAATGACAGAGCTAT
The Candidatus Obscuribacterales bacterium DNA segment above includes these coding regions:
- a CDS encoding DEAD/DEAH box helicase family protein — encoded protein: MQNPSPDRAVAQRVYQDIQPNIIGNDKIRRPQIEGFEALVNYDGDQREIGLILPVGCGKSGLITLTPFAFQSKRALVVAPGVKIAKQLVNDFTPGNSQTCFYMMCDVLPGEPYPEPAPIRGRTSNRADLEEADVAITNIHQLQGEENRWLEQLPDDFFDLIIFDEGHHNTANSWQILREKFPQARIVNFSATPERADGGRMAGDIIYNFPVQEAIREGFCKRLKAVVLNPRTLKYIRREDNQEVEVSLDEVVRLGEQDAGFRRSIVTATETLQTIVDASINEMRRIRQESSDDRHKIIACCLNYEHCIQVKEAYAAKGLRVEYIHSRESERDDATLERLKNHDLDVIVQVRKLGEGFNHRHLSVAAIFSVFTALSPFVQFVGRIMRVVDERNPASLNNQGVVIFHAGTNIHSRWSDFQRFSVRDQDFYAKLLPIEGIDLGDEPCRDLDPGTGDTTPEMVQVTQQTGLSAETIPLLENDEEAAAAIELLRSKGLTAEQYAEAILRPVVSTKLHKRQAAREWLDDRVKNSIGKILHDRGLNPVGKDLDKKRIGRTNWQLIKAAVDTKIFTLIGRERGQRHEYSMQELEQIKQALPGILDEAVNEVVNAAS
- a CDS encoding tetratricopeptide repeat protein; this translates as MRIKQFALRKFLLNGSPMFAAVSMLICNSVAVESKPSDIAASQIIPSDAKSVDDKKYFAAEDAYQRALSAGSKITPGTQDVRDVLIDIACRYESSGNTQKARQVLKQTLASTKEHWPNDGVAIGRIASILALIDSLHGNSTSAATYRKQASQAYAGSVGLPDTELTMVLSRLMFWGFFGPITFEEWAGGSDRLKQLVAKRFAQLNKSTAVDQSEVYELVPIALAINSAKTQPMNQDLTESAVAVVKKIEAENKSDIANEFLVGLLLAQKGDVANAEAKLARDSSVIETKSAAKEHIDWSAIRDLPEGWPKAATKTQIDNFLQKAPDIFGPKDVCLVPVFMSIGSIDPDKGEIERQAYTRALGIVGNWIDANQDSIETARGLLLLAWLQDHAQQYDKAAVSIKRALPIYEKNYGPESLQVAYVLNSYANSNANLKKYTEADEAVKRAVAIVTKVTSQSSPLLASAVTEIPILVDLAQYYEKTGQKDKAKNALDQMKKIAQQKPVSTVASAVSYVPYVGTFDKKQNAPEPSLGELEILTQDLDKKLISNPTDSTIRSSWVDTQTKLASAYIKTKQFGKAEQLFQRIFQMLNDWHESDSYLSVRPLEAYSQLLKLTGRSAEAESAYSKMIDIIEKPKP
- a CDS encoding helix-turn-helix domain-containing protein, with the translated sequence MHKQRPNQTGEAEPPYYFTVNELSEYSRIGINTLYRAMRNRELKHSSVGQKKIIARKDFESWLKKRTKNSTEDFTPTPFSVTTAPTTSQFVL